In Cyprinus carpio isolate SPL01 chromosome A14, ASM1834038v1, whole genome shotgun sequence, a single window of DNA contains:
- the LOC109076897 gene encoding reticulon-4 receptor-like 2: protein METRAAARSTRVSNTLTFKSGLSLWLVIWLLACRCAPGQACPRLCVCYHMPMTVSCQSQNFTAVPAGVPYDSQRVFLQNNRITELRADSFGFETQVLWLYSNNITRIEAGAFSNLRVLEELDLSDNPSLRRLDGGAFRGLERLQSLHIHRCQLTELPADLFHKLYSLQFLYLQENQLSHLPDGLFSDLVNLTHLFLHGNRIRVLSENAFRGLVNLDRLLLHDNRIRQVHRRAFRDLGRLTILYLFNNSLQELPGQVLKDTSSMQFLRLNGNPWTCGCEARSLWEWFGKARISSSDLTCSSPAPRKGQDLRFLRELDFALCPLPDPGSLAGTTTTTFSTKTRWWFSKNKPASSSKSNFQKSSETLKAFPFTSVKHPSSSSSSFSSKYDLTVEEAALPKLEPEEYWANYGNEDAASVRCFELECPPGYDSPILTSSSSPSLLSFLSLTALTFSFHLLFG, encoded by the exons GTGGTTTGTCTCTTTGGTTGGTGATATGGTTGTTGGCATGTCGCTGTGCACCGGGTCAGGCATGTCCCAGGTTGTGTGTATGCTACCATATGCCCATGACTGTGAGCTGTCAGTCTCAGAACTTCACTGCTGTTCCTGCCGGCGTGCCCTACGACTCCCAGCGCGTTTTCTTGCAGAACAATCGTATCACTGAGCTCAGAGCCGACTCCTTTGGCTTCGAAACCCAG GTCCTATGGCTGTACTCCAACAACATCACAAGGATCGAAGCAGGTGCATTCAGTAATCTGCGTGTACTAGAGGAACTAGATTTGAGTGACAACCCATCACTGCGCAGGCTGGATGGGGGTGCGTTCAGGGGGCTGGAGCGCTTGCAGAGTCTACACATCCACCGCTGCCAGTTGACCGAGCTGCCCGCTGACCTCTTCCACAAGCTCTACAGCTTGCAATTCCTCTACCTGCAGGAGAACCAGCTGAGCCACCTTCCAGATGGCCTCTTTTCCGACCTGGTCAACCTCACCCACCTGTTCCTGCATGGCAATCGTATCCGTGTCCTGTCCGAAAATGCCTTCCGCGGCCTGGTGAATCTTGACCGCCTGTTGCTGCATGACAACCGTATCCGACAAGTCCATCGGCGAGCCTTCCGTGACCTGGGCAGACTGACCATCCTCTATCTCTTCAACAACTCTCTGCAGGAGCTTCCAGGCCAGGTGTTGAAGGATACGTCATCGATGCAGTTTCTCAGGCTCAATGGTAACCCCTGGACCTGCGGCTGTGAAGCCAGGTCGCTATGGGAGTGGTTCGGCAAAGCTCGGATCTCCAGCTCAGACCTAACTTGCTCTTCACCAGCCCCTCGTAAAGGCCAGGACCTGAGGTTCCTGCGGGAGCTGGACTTCGCCCTCTGCCCATTACCTGACCCAGGTTCCCTGGCTGGCACTACAACCACCACCTTTAGCACCAAGACCCGTTGGTGGTTCTCTAAGAACAAACCGGCCTCTTCATCCAAGAGCAACTTTCAGAAGAGCAGCGAGACCTTGAAGGCTTTTCCATTCACCTCTGTCAAACatccttcatcttcatcatcctccttcTCATCCAAGTACGATCTCACAGTGGAGGAGGCTGCTTTACCCAAGCTAGAGCCTGAAGAGTACTGGGCAAACTATGGCAATGAGGATGCAGCCTCAGTCCGCTGTTTCGAGCTGGAATGTCCACCAGGTTACGACTCTCCCATTCTCACATCTTCCTCTTCGCCTTCACTACTGTCCTTCCTCTCACTCACAGCACTTACGTTCTCTTTTCACCTTCTCTTTGGCTGA